Genomic segment of Anaerobacillus alkaliphilus:
AATGAAGAAAAAATTGATGAAATCTATGACCAATTAGTGAAAGTAAGAACAAAAATAGCTCGTAAGCTTGGCTTTGAAAACTTCGTTGAACTTGGATATGCGCGAATGAACCGAATTGACTATAACGGCGAAATGGTAGCAAACTTCAGAAAACAAGTTCAAGATTTCATTGTTCCAGTTGCTACGCAATTAAAAGAAAAGCAGCGAGCTAGAATTGGTGTAGAAGAGTTGAAATACTACGATGACAGGTTTGCGTTTGAGACAGGAAATGCCACGCCTAAAGGTGATCCTGAGTGGATTATAGCTAATGGTGAAAAAATGTATCAAGAATTATCAAAGGAAACAGATGAATTCTTTACGTTTATGCGTGAAAAGGAATTACTAGATCTTGTTAGTAAAAAGGGGAAAGCTGGCGGCGGTTATTGTACGTATATTGAGAAGTATAAGTCTCCATTTATTTTTGCCAACTTCAATGGGACTAGTGGAGACATTGATGTGTTAACTCATGAGGTTGGTCATGCGTTCCAAGTCTATTTAAGCCGTAGTTTTGCTGTACCAGAGTATCAATTCCCGACTCATGAAGCTTGTGAAATTCATTCGATGAGTATGGAATTTTTTGCTTGGCCTTGGATGGAATTATTCTTTAAAGAAGATACAGATAAATACAAGTTTAATCATTTAAGCGATGGATTGTTATTTATCCCTTATGGCGTAAGTGTAGATGAATTCCAACATTTTGTGTATGAAAACCCAGATTTAACACCTGCTGAACGTAAACTTGGTTGGAGAGAGATCGAGAAAAAGTACTTGCCACACCGTAACTATGACGAAAATGATTATTTAGAGCGTGGTGGTTTCTGGCACCAACAAGGTCACATCTTTAACAGTCCGTTCTATTATATTGATTATACGCTTGCGCAAATTTGTGCATTCCAATTCTGGAAGCGTGCGAACGAGGATAAAGAGGGAGCTTGGGCAGACTACATTACGCTATGTAAACAAGGTGGTAGTCAGTCGTTTACAGAACTAGTCAGTGTTGCAAACTTAATCTCACCATTTAAGGATGGTTGTGTGAAATCAGTGATTGATGACATTGAAGCATGGCTTAACGGGGTTGATGACAGTAGCTTATAAGGCCGTTGTTTTATTTGATGGTGTTTGCAACTTTTGTAATAGCAGTGTTCAATTTATCATTGAGCGAGATCAAAAGGGCTACTTTCAATTTGCTTCGTTACAAAGCGAGATTGGCCAAAAGTTAGTCGCTGAATATGGTGTACCAAAACAGATAGAGAGTCTTGTTTTAATTGAAGGTGGTCAATACTATCTAAAGTCTACCGCAGCTTTGAGAATTTGTAGAAAACTATCAGGCTTCTGGAAGGCGTTATCAATATTTTTGATTGTTCCTTCACTGGTTCGTAACATTTTTTATGATTTCATCGCTCGAAATCGATATAAATGGTTTGGAAAAAAGACGGCTTGTACGCTTCCGTCTCCAGAAATAAGAAAACGATTTTTAGAATAGAAGCGAAGGGTCTACCGATATCGGTAGACCCCTTTTTTTTATGGATAGGCTGTTTTCGCAAAATGAGCCTTTGGATAAAACTACCTCATATTGCAAAACATACATAGGAAAATGAAGAAGGAGTGGTAAAAATGAGAAAACTATTACTTAGTTTGACGGTTATTGCGTTAGTGTGTTTAGGTTCAGTTACTAGTGCATCTGCACATATGGATTGTGAAGAGATTAATGAAGTAAATTTAACTGATGCTAAAAAAAGCGAGTTAGAGGCATTAACCAAAACAATGTTTGACCAGAAAAAACTACTAATTAGTAAGTATGTTGAATTTGGAGTGGTCTCTGAGGAAACAGGTGAAAAAATGGTTAAGAAGTTGGATAAACGTTATCAAAAATTAGCAGAAGAAGGGTTTATTCCCAAGTGGAATAAATATTGTAAGGATAAAACGAAAAAATAGTAATGGAGAGCTTGGAGATATCCAAGCTCTTTTCATTGAATAAACCTAGTTGGTTTGTGAAGAATATGGGTAACAACAAGATAGACAAGGAGAGGATTTAGTGTCGGTAACTTTGCTTGATATAGAAAATGCTCGGGAAAAAATAAGGAGTATTGTTCATGAAACACCACTTGATCATTCAAGTACGTTTAGTGAACTATCAAACAACGAAGTTTTTTTAAAACTGGAAAATCTACAAAAAACAGGGTCTTTCAAAGTGAGAGGCTCGTGTAATAAACTACTTTCTTTAAGTGAACTAGAGCTTGCACGAGGGGTAATTGCAGCATCTGCAGGAAACCATGCTCAAGGTGTTGCTTATTCTGCAAAAATGTTGAAAATTCCTTGTACGATTGTTATGCCTAAAGGTGCACCGTTAAGTAAGGTCGAGGCTACAAAACGCTACGGTGCTGAAGTTATCTTGAAAGGAAGCTCATTTGATGAGGCACTCCATTTTGCGATTCAGTTACAGCGCAAGACGGGAGCGACATTTATCCACCCTTTTGATGACGAAGCGGTTATTGCCGGCCAAGGAACGATTGGAATTGAGCTTCTAGAACAACTACCTACTGTTGATGCTGTGATTTGTCCTGTTGGTGGAGGAGGCTTAATTGCTGGAGTAGCCTTAGCCGCTAAGTCTCTTAACCCAAACATTAAAGTGTATGGAGTTCAATCATTAGCATGTCCTAGTATGAAACACTCCTTACAACAGGAAGCGCCAATAGAAATTGAGGCGATGCCGACAATGGCTGATGGCATTGCTGTTCGGAAACCAGGAATAAAGAATTTCGATATCATTCGTGAATATGTCGATGAAATTTACTGTGTGGATGAAATGGAAATTTCACGGACAATGCTAATGATCCTTGAGCGTAATAAACTCCTCGTGGAAGGTTCAGGAGCTAGTTCACTAGCGGCTTTGTTATATAAAAAAATACCTATCCAAAACAAGAAAGTTGTTGCGATCTTAAGTGGTGGAAATGTAGATGTGAATTTTATCTCACGAATAATTGAACATGGTATGGTTGAGGCTGGAAGGTTTGTCCATTTTACAACGATTTTAAAAGACAAGCCAGGACATCTTCAAGATGTGTTAGGAATTATTTCAGAGCTAGGTGGTAATATTTTATCGATCTCACTTGAGCATATTGGCGAAAAAATTTTCCCAGGGTATGCAAAATTAGTTTTATCATTAGAAACGACAGATCGTCAGCATGTTGAACAAGTTCTTACAGCACTACGAGACAAAGGTTATGAATTAGATGTCCTACTCTAATCCTTGTATATTTTAGAAAAATTTGCACAAACTTTCCTCGAGGTGATTAGAGATGAAAAAATTATTGTTGATAATAATTGCATGTTTTATAATGGGAATTCAATTTCTAGAAATAGAAGAGGTTTCTGCGAAAGAAGATGAATTAGTCATCCATATTATTACGACGGAATTTGAAACAGAAACTGAGGATGGCAAAGAAATTGAGGTATATCGCTGGGATCCCGGGACTGTTTTTGTGCCAAAAGGGAAAGACGTTACTTTAAGTTTCTATGGTGTAAAAGGAAAAGAGCATCCATTTTACATTGAAGGTACTGATGTGAAAGGGAATGTCAAAAAAGGGGAAGAAACACGTGTGAACGTTCGTTTTGATAAGACTGGAATATATCGAATTGTCTGCACAGCCCACGAAACATTTGATCAAAATGGCCCAATGATTGGCTATATTGTTGTGAAGTAAGAAGTAATAAAAAAACGAGGTTGGATTAGATCCAAGCTCGTTTTTGATATTCTTATGATTTCGTACTCTTAAAATTCTTGCCGCGATAATGTCTCTCTGTACTTTTTAAACCCTAAAAAACAAAAGCCCTACCTCTCTTTTATCATTACGGCTCCTTGGCCGTGCCATTTATAATAAGGCGGTTAAGTGTTTAAAAGATGCCAGATGATTTTACTCGTAAACGATTTCTGATCTATATATAATGTAATTTATTTACGTGGAAATAAAAATCTAATAAACTTTAAGTTTCATAAGCAATACTAACTAATTTATCATACATTGATAAATAAAGCAACTAAATCAAGTATATTCTCTAAAATAATAAGAATATGTTCGTTTTAAGAGTGTTTCTCTTAGGGAAGACGCCATTCAATCTCACCGGATTTAGTTTCTTTATCTATGTTCACTTTAAAGTCATGCTTTTGATAAAAGTGAACGAGCCGATCTTTGTGATCCCAGTCGCGTTTTACAATGTCGCCAGTGATATATTGAATGTTTTGGTCTTTAGCAAGCTCTTTTAAATAGTGCATACAAATCGAACCGTATCCTTTGTTTTCTGGGCCTTTGATGTCACCGATGTGGATTGTGTGCTCGTCTTCATAGGAGGCTTGAATAGAGAAATCCCAATTTCCACGAAAGGCACTTTCGCAATCGTTTAACATAATTTTACAAGTGTCCCCGTCATCAGATGTATAAACAATCACCCAATTGCTATCCTTTGTTTGTTCAATTCCAATGACTTGCCACTTTTTTGCTATTTCCTTTAGGTTATCTTGCATTCGAAACAGTTGAAACTCAAGGTCTTCAATTTCTTCTTTTAGTTCTTCTTCATTTTTTGTCTCGCGTTCAGCTAAAAACGCAGATTTAAATGACATACTTTATGCTCCTTCCTTATTGTAATGGTACTCCTTTAAGTGGGGAGGTGGTTTCATAGTATTCATATGCATCGACAGAAAAGATGTTCTAAATAAGAGCTGATAAACAACAGTTAAAAATTATACTAAAAGTTGGAAGAATACGCAACTTCTTAGTTAAAACTAATTAGTTGAAGTTTTAAGATAAATCCGATAAAATCAATATAATTAATATGAGATAGAGGTGAGTCATCGATGAAGGAAATTCCAATTACCTATGTAAAATCAAATCAAGTGATTTTAGTAATCCTTACTTTTAGTTCAATCTTGTTACAAAATAGCTGGCTATTAGTTGCGGCCTTTCTTTTTGTTGCAGTACCGTTATTGTTAGGGCCAAAGGGAAATCTAGCGTTTTACGTTGCTAAACGATTTTTCTCTGAAAATAGAAGTGGTAAAACCGAAGCGGCTGAATTGCAGAAATTTAATCAGACGATTGCAGGAATATTACTAACTATTGCGGTTGCCATTCATTTTTTGACAGCTAGCTGGATAGCGTGGATTTTTGTAGGAATGGTCACACTTGCAGCGACTATCGCATTACTTGGATTTTGCGTTGGTTGTTTTCTATACTTTCAATGGAAACGGTATAAATATAAATTAAAGAATTAAAAGGAATAGCTTTTATTCCTTTTCTACATAAGGGAGAAATTTCAATGGGGAAAATACATATCATTCATGAAAATAATGAATGGACAAATCACTTAATAAAAAGATTAGAAGAACTAGACCTTCCTTACGAGGAATGGCACTTATCCAAAGGAGCGATTGATTTAAGTCTAGCGCCTCCACAAGGTGTATTTTACAATCGAATGAGTGCTTCGTCTCATACTCGTGGCCATCGCTATGCCCCAGAATTCACAGGAGCAGTACTGGCTTGGTTAGAACGGAATGGCCGAACAGTTTTTAATGGGAGCCGTGCTCTTCAATTAGAACTTAGCAAAGTAAACCAGTACATGGCTTTAAATCTAGAGGGAATTGAAACTCCAAAAACGATTGCAGCTGTAGGGAAAGAGCAATTAATGGAAGCGGCAAAAGGATTTGCTGGGCAGAAATTTATTACGAAGCACAATCGGGCAGGAAAAGGGTTAGGTGTCCAATTGTTTGCTAGTATTGAAGGGTTAAAATCTTATGTATTTAGTGATCAATTTGATGAACCTGTAGATGGGATTACTCTGATCCAACAATACATTGAAGCTCCTGAACCAGTGATTACGAGATGTGAATTTATTGGTGGAAAATTCTTGTATGCGGTCAATGTAAATACCACTGATGGCTTTCAATTATGTCCTGCAGATGCTTGTCAAATAGGTGATTTATTTTGTCCGGTAGGTGAAGAGCAGGAGAAAAAGCCGAAATTTGAGATTGATACAAATTTCAATGATCCTATTATTAAAAAATATGAACAGTTCTTACAGAATAACAAGATTGACGTTGCTGGTATTGAATTTATTCGGAACAAACAAGGTCAAATTTTTACGTATGATGTGAATACAAATACCAACTACAATCCAGAGGCGGAGGCTAAAGCCAAGCAGTTTGGTATGCTTGAGCTTGCTAAGTTTTTAGGATCTCAGCTTGAAGTAGTGACGAAAAACTAGGGAGATTATCCCTAGTTTTTACTTTATAAGGACAAATTTTTTGTTTGTTGGTAAAAATTTGGTAGGATAGTAGATGAACACTATTTTACAGTAAGGGGTTATAAATATGGCTAAGGTTATATTATTTGATTTAGATGGGACCTTGCTTCCGATGGATACGGAAGCGTTTATTAAAAATTATTTGGGGCATTTAGCGCCGAGAGTAGCTTCTATTATTGATCCACAAGAATTTATAAAAGCACTTTGGGCTGGGACAGAAGCAATGATGCGTAACTTAGAAGAAGAAAAAACAAATGAACAAGTGTTTGAAGAAACATTTCTAAAGTTAGTTAAGTTAAACAAAGAAGACATATGGCCAACTCTAGACGAATTTTACTCTGAAATTTTCCCTACTCTTTCTCATTTGACATCACCTACTCCACTAGCTAAAAAAGTCGTAGAGAAGGCTCTTGAACAAGGATACCGGGTAGCGCTAGCAACTAATCCTGTGTTTCCAAAGGTAGCTATTTACGAACGTCTAAGATGGGCAGGAATTGCGGACATGCC
This window contains:
- a CDS encoding M3 family oligoendopeptidase — its product is MEFQQYQYVRPEMNEMEAQFNELLKKFTSADSVETQDGIMAEINQLRNEFESMMQIVYIRHTIDTNDEFYKGEQDYFDEVDPLYQGFVNRYYEALTKSNFRAELEGKWGKQLFALAELSQKTFSPEIVEDLQLENKLSSEYTKLIASAKITFEGEERNLPQLVPFQLSTDRDMRKKAMEAKYDFFKENEEKIDEIYDQLVKVRTKIARKLGFENFVELGYARMNRIDYNGEMVANFRKQVQDFIVPVATQLKEKQRARIGVEELKYYDDRFAFETGNATPKGDPEWIIANGEKMYQELSKETDEFFTFMREKELLDLVSKKGKAGGGYCTYIEKYKSPFIFANFNGTSGDIDVLTHEVGHAFQVYLSRSFAVPEYQFPTHEACEIHSMSMEFFAWPWMELFFKEDTDKYKFNHLSDGLLFIPYGVSVDEFQHFVYENPDLTPAERKLGWREIEKKYLPHRNYDENDYLERGGFWHQQGHIFNSPFYYIDYTLAQICAFQFWKRANEDKEGAWADYITLCKQGGSQSFTELVSVANLISPFKDGCVKSVIDDIEAWLNGVDDSSL
- a CDS encoding thiol-disulfide oxidoreductase DCC family protein, yielding MTVAYKAVVLFDGVCNFCNSSVQFIIERDQKGYFQFASLQSEIGQKLVAEYGVPKQIESLVLIEGGQYYLKSTAALRICRKLSGFWKALSIFLIVPSLVRNIFYDFIARNRYKWFGKKTACTLPSPEIRKRFLE
- a CDS encoding DUF2680 domain-containing protein; amino-acid sequence: MRKLLLSLTVIALVCLGSVTSASAHMDCEEINEVNLTDAKKSELEALTKTMFDQKKLLISKYVEFGVVSEETGEKMVKKLDKRYQKLAEEGFIPKWNKYCKDKTKK
- the ilvA gene encoding threonine ammonia-lyase, producing the protein MSVTLLDIENAREKIRSIVHETPLDHSSTFSELSNNEVFLKLENLQKTGSFKVRGSCNKLLSLSELELARGVIAASAGNHAQGVAYSAKMLKIPCTIVMPKGAPLSKVEATKRYGAEVILKGSSFDEALHFAIQLQRKTGATFIHPFDDEAVIAGQGTIGIELLEQLPTVDAVICPVGGGGLIAGVALAAKSLNPNIKVYGVQSLACPSMKHSLQQEAPIEIEAMPTMADGIAVRKPGIKNFDIIREYVDEIYCVDEMEISRTMLMILERNKLLVEGSGASSLAALLYKKIPIQNKKVVAILSGGNVDVNFISRIIEHGMVEAGRFVHFTTILKDKPGHLQDVLGIISELGGNILSISLEHIGEKIFPGYAKLVLSLETTDRQHVEQVLTALRDKGYELDVLL
- a CDS encoding cupredoxin domain-containing protein, which encodes MKKLLLIIIACFIMGIQFLEIEEVSAKEDELVIHIITTEFETETEDGKEIEVYRWDPGTVFVPKGKDVTLSFYGVKGKEHPFYIEGTDVKGNVKKGEETRVNVRFDKTGIYRIVCTAHETFDQNGPMIGYIVVK
- a CDS encoding GNAT family N-acetyltransferase — translated: MSFKSAFLAERETKNEEELKEEIEDLEFQLFRMQDNLKEIAKKWQVIGIEQTKDSNWVIVYTSDDGDTCKIMLNDCESAFRGNWDFSIQASYEDEHTIHIGDIKGPENKGYGSICMHYLKELAKDQNIQYITGDIVKRDWDHKDRLVHFYQKHDFKVNIDKETKSGEIEWRLP
- a CDS encoding DUF4395 domain-containing protein — protein: MKEIPITYVKSNQVILVILTFSSILLQNSWLLVAAFLFVAVPLLLGPKGNLAFYVAKRFFSENRSGKTEAAELQKFNQTIAGILLTIAVAIHFLTASWIAWIFVGMVTLAATIALLGFCVGCFLYFQWKRYKYKLKN
- a CDS encoding ATP-grasp domain-containing protein; translated protein: MGKIHIIHENNEWTNHLIKRLEELDLPYEEWHLSKGAIDLSLAPPQGVFYNRMSASSHTRGHRYAPEFTGAVLAWLERNGRTVFNGSRALQLELSKVNQYMALNLEGIETPKTIAAVGKEQLMEAAKGFAGQKFITKHNRAGKGLGVQLFASIEGLKSYVFSDQFDEPVDGITLIQQYIEAPEPVITRCEFIGGKFLYAVNVNTTDGFQLCPADACQIGDLFCPVGEEQEKKPKFEIDTNFNDPIIKKYEQFLQNNKIDVAGIEFIRNKQGQIFTYDVNTNTNYNPEAEAKAKQFGMLELAKFLGSQLEVVTKN
- a CDS encoding HAD family hydrolase, producing MAKVILFDLDGTLLPMDTEAFIKNYLGHLAPRVASIIDPQEFIKALWAGTEAMMRNLEEEKTNEQVFEETFLKLVKLNKEDIWPTLDEFYSEIFPTLSHLTSPTPLAKKVVEKALEQGYRVALATNPVFPKVAIYERLRWAGIADMPFEVVTVYENSTYTKPHTQYYQAICNRLEIDPTDCIMIGNDKQEDLAASKIGMKTFLVEGHVIDRGEPVYPIDDHGTLEELYEKLTKREGVFREAVEV